CTCAAGATCGCCGCGGGCGATGAGATTACCTGGCGAGGACGATTTCGCCCCGCACTCGACAGAGCCGAGATCGCGCCCCGACCCTATGCTGCAAAGCCGCCGATCTGGGTTGGCGCTGGCGGAACGCCGCAAAGTGCAATTCGTGCCGGTCGCGCCGGCGTTCCGCTCAATCTTGCCAACATCGGCGGAGAACCAGCGACCTTCCGGCCGTTCGTCGATCTCTATCGCAGAAGCTTTCGCGAAGCGGGACACGATCTGGCAGACTGCAAGGTGGGAATATCCAGCCACCTCCATATTCAGCAAGACAGCCAGTCTGCGCTCGACGAATTCTATCCTCACTATTCGCGATATATCGGTCATAACCTGCCGAACGGCGACGATGGCTGGAAGGTCTCGCGCCAGGACTACGAGCGCCTCGCCGGTCCAAGGGGTGCGCTGTTCGTCGGGAGCCCGCAGCAGATCATCGACAAGATACTCTACGAGTATGAGTTGTTCCGTCACGACAGGTTCATGGCGCAGATCGATATCGGTGGCCTTCCGTTCAACAAGGTGGCCAAAGCGATCGACCATCTGGGATCCGAAGTGCTTCCCGCGGTGCGTAAGGCGACTGCAGCGTGATTGAAGCCAGACGATGCGCAAAAGCCTCTGAGCGTAGTCGCCGAAACTTGATGAAGCCCGACAGGCGATCAACGACGCTTAGTTATCGGCTCGACTTGGCAAACGCAAACCAATGTCGGCTTGCTGCTGTCAAACGGAAGGTAAGGTTGATCCTCTCCCGTGTCACCTGTTTGGTGCGAGCCACACCGTGCTGCCAGTTGCGTTGGGTTTCGCCAGACATCACAAGAAGGCTGCCGTGCTCCAGCACCAGGCGAACAGTTTTCGAGTGGTCATCGCGACGCCTGAGGTCAAAGCGGCGTTCGGCGCCAAGACTGATCGATGCGATAAGCGGCTCAGGGCCGAGTTCAGGTTCGTTGTCAGAATGCCAACCAATCGCATCGTCGCCGCTCCTGTAGAGGTTTGCCAGCATCGAGTTGAACTTTGAGGCGCAGATCGTTTCGACACGTTCTCGCACCATCTCAAGCAGCGGCGTGAAGGCGTGCGGGGTCAGAACATGCGCCAGTGTGGAATAGGTGTGCACGACGTCACCATACCAACTGCTCAGACGTGGTTGTGGAATGACGCGGTCCTCGATCTTAATCGAGTGCTGCTCCCAGACGATATCGCGACGAAGCAGATTGAAGAGTTCGTCGGCCGACATGCCGAGATCAGGGGCTGGATGATAGACGACCTGAGCGCCGTCGAGCGGCAGGTGACGGGTTTCGTTGAAAAGATCCATACCTATTCCGTGACAATTACGATCTTGCCATCGGCAGCATTCGCTTCCATGCAGGCGTGGGCTTCAGCGATCTGATCGAGCTTGAAGACCTTGCCGATCTTGACTGCAATCTGACCCGACGCCACATCGTTGACCAATTCCTGGAACGGCATCTCCATGAAATCCTCGGGCTCACCGCTGTAGATTGTCAGTGCCACTCTGTTCGGGATTGAATCCATGGGTGCGAAATCATTCAGCACCCACCGGTTTCCGACCATACCTGACATGCAGACGATGCCGTTGCGATCAGTGGCCTTCAGCGAATCCTCCAGCGTCGTTGTGCCAACCAACTCGAGCACCTTGTCGAACCTATGGGCTCCAGCATGAATATTGCCATCATCAACAATTACCCGTTGCGCCCCGGTTTCCCATAACAGGCCCGCCCGATCCTCGCTGCGCGTGGTCGCGCTGACGTGGGCTCCTGCACGTCTGGCCAGACCGATCGCCGCCATGCCGACGGATGTCGTCCCGCCACGGACAAGCAAGCGCTGGCCCGCCTGAAGCTTCAAAGCGGAGAACAAGGATCCCCACGCAGTTTGTAGCATCTCGGGAAGAGCGCCCAATGTCTCCCAAGGCAGTGTGGCCTTGAGACGTTTCACCTGCTTGGCGGGAACGCAGACGTACTCGGCATAGCTGCCGTCGAAGGCCCGGCCCATCCCGCCCATGACGGTCGCGACGATGTCGCCGGATACGAACTCGCCCGACGGAGCGCTATCCACCGTACCAACCGCCTCTATTCCAAGGATGCGTGGAAACCTGACTTCCGGCGAGTGACCTTGGCGCGTAAACAGTTCTGAGCGGTTGAGACCGAACGCCTTGACCTTGATCCTTACCCTGCCGGACTGCGGTACAGGAATTTCGCGCGCCTCAATGACGAGCGCTTCCGGACCGCCGGGCGCATGGATGACTGCTGCTTTCATTTGCATAATATCGCTTTCTCCAACCACGGCACCCCCTTTTACCAGCGCCGAACTCACCGGCAACGACTGCTCGTACTGTTGGAACGCCACGGTGAGCGCAAGCGCAAAGACTGGCATGGTACGAAGCTCATTGCCACCATGGATTCAACACCGAATGAGGCACATTCATTCGGTAACGTAAAGATCGCGGCACCAAGAGCATCGTGGCTATTTGCTGATGCGGAAAAGCCAATAGCCAGCGGGTCAGGCCCCAGGTCGAACGAAAACGGCAGTGATGAACCGACTAGGCCGCCTCAACCGGGCGCGAAAATCCGGATATCGGAGTCATAAAAATCGCGCCAAACGTTTCGAGCTTTGCACGTAGATCAGCAGGCGGTTCTCCGTATACATACAGCTTGTCGATGCTCGCCAGCTTGAGAAAACGCTCAGCATAGGGACCAAAGGTGTTCTCCACGTGGGATAGAACCGCATCCGTCATATATCGCTCGACGATATGGACAGTTCGCCCGTCTCCACCCAGGGAATATTCATAGATCAGCGTACCCGGCTCTTTGCTCGAGGCCGCAATGATCGGCTCGATCAGCTCCTTGAATTCCGCCAGGTTCCGGGGCTCGACTGTCATGTGAAAAACGTTGGTGATATAGGTCATAATACATTTCCATTGATTGGATCGGATTGAGGCCGCCAGGGGCATTGACCCACGAGTGCGCCGCTTGGAAGCGCGGCAACGGTTGCCTCATCTTTTCAGGAATCCTACGACGCGATGTCGTCGTGAAGCGGAACATTCATCTTCGCGGACATGCGCTTCCGATATGCCTCGACGGCGTGGGGATAGGTAATGCCTCGGACAATCGAGAGCGCACGAAGGTGCGCGAAGAGGTGGATATCGTCTGTCGACAACTCGCCGTTGACTGCATCAGCAGATTGTACGAGTGGATCAAGACGCGTCAGGTTGAGATTTGCTGTGGTGATCAGGTTTTCGGTTTTGGCAAGCCGATCGGAAAAGGGGCCAATTATGGCTTCCTTCTTATGCGTGAAAAACGCCCGAGCCTCGGCAGTCTCGAATTCCGGTAACTGCGCCCTGGCCCAGCGAGGCATGGCCAACGCATAGAGGTTTGACGAGCTTTCCTTGATCCAATCCGTCACGATCGGATTTGCCGGCCCCATCAAAATTCTCTGTCCATGGACCGCATCAATGTTAGCGACGATATCCATGCTTTCGGCGAGGAATTGGCCTTCATTTTCCAGGACAGGCGCAACTTTCCGCCCAACCATTCGCTCTGGAGTGGCGGCATCGTCGTTCAACATCACCACCAGTTCGAAAGGCAGCGTCTTCAGGCCAAAGATCGATCTCGCTTTCACGCAAAAGGGGCAGTGGTCGTAAACATAGAGCTTCATTTGCATTCTCGTATCTATCGGTGAGCGTCGCCTGGATCGCATTGGAAGGCTGCGGTGCGCTGCCCCCCAATGTGATCTTTAGAAACTCAAGAGGATTCGGCTTCCTCACCGAAAATCTTGCCAGCACCAGCCCAATCGGACGGCGCAACGTCTTCGAAGATGACGTAGATGTAATTCGGGTCTGTCCCGGTGTTCTTGACGATGCTCTCGGTGATTTCGGCGGCAACTGCCTTCTTCGCCTTGGCATCCTTACCGCTGAACCAGCTTACGCGTACGACAGGCATGATAGTCTCCTTTGAGATTGGCGGTCATATCCCGCCTTTAGGTTGATCGAGGAATCTCGGTTATCGCTCCAGGAACGACGTGAGATCGTCCGTGAATTTCTTGGGATTTTTGAATGCGAGAAAATGGTCGCCCTGTTCCGCCGCCGTGTAGACATGTAGCTCGGCGCCCGGAATGACCGACTGCATCCAGCGTTGGCTTGGGACGTTGTTGCTGTTCTCGCCTGTAAAGATGGCGGTCGGCACATTGATCTTGTGGCTGACCACGTCACGCCAATCATTCACGGCATGATCGAACAGGACGAGGCTCATGAATTTGGGATCGCTCTTGATGACCTCGCGAGCAAACGCTTCCGAATTCTGGAAGGCGGGCGAACCGCTTTCCATGTAGCGGCGCATGGCGTTCATATCGACGACCTGATCGTTTGTCGGCGCACCGCCAAAGGCTGCAATCATGCGCTCAGGCGATGTGGTCATGCCGCCGGCATCAAGCCGTTCTTGCTCCGACCAGTCGGCGTGGGTGTAGATTGAGATCGGCTCGTCAATGAACGCCGCCTTGTTGATATTGTCCGTGCCGAACAGATCGATGTAGCTCCAGATGATGGACGCCCCCATCGACCAGCCGCAAAGGTCGACTTTCTCGACGCCGAGATGAACGATGAACTCGTTCAGATCCGCGCCAAAGCGGGCGATCCGCGTACCGTATTCGACATTCTCGGAGAGGCCCTGATTGCGCGGATCGATCACATAGACATGATATTTTTGTGCAAGCAGATACATGACATTGACGTATTCAGCGCCGTTGGCCGACCAGCCGGGAACGAAGATCAGCGGCCGGCCACTGCCCGCCTCCCAGTAGGAAAGCTTGACACCATCGCTGGTCTCAAAGCTGTTGATCTGTAGCCCGGTGAAGTCGGAGAGCTTCGTCGGCAGGCCTTCAATCTTGTTGGGAAAGACGTAGTCCTTGCCAAGCACTTCAATCGCGGGTGCCGCGAATGCAATGCTCGCGGATAAGAGCAGACCTGACAAGGCGCTTATTGCGGACAGAAACTTTTGAGCCATTTCACAAACCCTGCATTTTGGACGACGAGTTCGCGCTCGTCGTGAACCCTTGCCGATGAACCTGTGGTAATGTAAATCTGGAAGACGATAAACAGCTCGAAATCTACGATGAGTAGAGGAATTTGCTACAATGGCTCAGCTTGAGCAACTCAACGGCATCATCAGCTTTGTCGAAGCGGGAACCCTGCTGAGTTTCACCGCAGCCGCAGACAAGCTGGGCGTGACGAAGTCCGCCGTTGGCAAAAGCGTTGCCCGGCTGGAAGAGAGGCTCGGTGTAAAGCTCCTGCATCGCAGCACCCGCAAGCTGACTTTGACGCCCGATGGAGAGGCCTATCTGGCCAGCTGTCGCCATGCATTGGAAGAGATCGGTTCGGTAGAAAATGCGCTCGCCGCAAAAAGCCAGCAGCTCGCCGGTCGATTGCGGATTGATGCACCTGCTGCCTGGGGCCGGCAGATTCTGCTGCCCTTGCTTGCGAAGATCACGAAGCAACATCCCGGCCTTTCCCTGTCCCTGTCGCTGACCGACAGGATCATCGATCCGGTCGAGGAGGGTGTGGATCTTGCTATCCGGTTTGGCGAGACCAAAAGCACCACCGGGCTGATTACCCGCAAGCTTACCGAACAACGAGCCCTGATCGTTGCTTCACCGGATTATCTCAAAGCACGCGGTGAGCCTGTCACGATCGAGGACTTGCAGGAGCATGACTGCATCGTTGGTTTCCGCCGGGATATCCCAAACACATGGCGGGTCAAGGCGGCCGACGGCTTGATCTATCGTGTCACACCGCCTCCAACTCACGAGATCGGTGACGGGGCTGCGATTGTCGATGCTGCAGTGGCAAGCCTTGGACTAGCGCAAATGCCGAGTTCGCTCGTTGCCAATCATATCGCAGCCGGAACGCTTGTTTCGGTTCTAGAGGCGTTCACCGGAGCAAGAATCGAGATCTCCGCCATCTGGCCATCGACAAAGCAGCTTCTCCCGCGCGTAAGACATGTCGTTGAGATCCTCGCAGACGAGGGCCGCCACGGAAACCTTGGCGAGTAGACAGGCGTCCATACCCGTTCTTTTACCGCTTCAGCCACCAGGCCAGCCATCGCAACAAGCGCGGCATGACGATCCAGTACATGGCAAAGACGATCAACACGGTCAGGATCATCATTCTGAGAATGAATGGCAGGGCCGTCAGAAGGGGAAACAGGAAGGCCACGGCCAAGGACGCCAGTGGAAATATTCCCATCCAGGTCACCACAGCCATCCGCCAGCGTACCGGTTGTTTCTGACCTTCCAGACCCGTAGCCGAGAACCACAAGTCGGTCGTATTGAAGACCCGGTACTCGGGCTCATGGTCCGAGACATACCGCAAGCGTGCATGCCACTCGGTCGCAATCTTCGAGATGCGCCAGATATCAAGAGCCTTCTGCGTCGTGAAGCACTGGACGATATGAAATTCCTCGCCGTCTATTCTTGGCGGAATGACTGTCGAGAACCGATAACCGGGTGATCTTGAGCAAGCCGTCAGCATTTCTCGTACAAGACGCTCATATTCGGCCTCCTGACCCAGATTGGCGCGACGGTGGATGATGCGGGTCACTTGCGACATAAATCTGCTTTTCTTCGTTTAGAAGGGCCGCAGGTGTTCGTGAACATCCGCGGCCAATTCATATCACTGCTTTTTTGGAAGTGCGTAGGCGATAATGTAATCGCCGAAGTCCGGGGCAGCCCGCGCGCCGTTTGCGGTAACGACCACGTACTGCCGACCATCTTCGGGCGACATAAACACTAGCGGCGTTGAGCCTGCGCCCACAGGAAGCGGGCTCTTCCAGACAACTTCACCGGTCGCGACATCAACGGCCCGCAGATAGTAATCCGAGGTCGCCGAAAAGAACACGAGGCCCGAGGCTGTCGGTGTTGCGCCGCCAAGTGTCGGCATACCAAGTTCGATCGGCAGATGCGTCTTCATGCCTAGAGGGCCGAATTGCTCTGGTGTTCCCATCGAGCGATGCCACAGGATCTTCTGGGTCTTCATGTCGACCGCAGCCATCGTACCGAACGGCGGCGTTGTGCATGGTACACCAAGGAATGACTGAACCATTCCGCGCTCGGCACCGTAGGGCGTTTCTTTCATCGGAACCACACCGCCAGTGCTGTGCGACGCCTTGCCCGAGGCCTTCGTGCGGGCAATTTCGTCCTCGCGGCTCAGCAGACGACCCTTCATCGCCACACGCATGTCGTTCACGATCATGATGTCACGGCTCTTGTCGATGGCCTGGCCACCCCAGTTGGTCGTCCCGTACCATGACGGGTTCTGGAGGTACCACTGCATTTGTGGCGGCGTGTAATCGCCGACGTAGTAGAGGCCCTTGAACTGGATGCGGCAATTCAGCTGGTCGATCGGGGTGATGCCCCACATCGTCTGCTCGGTCAGGACGTCATCGCGGAACGAGGGCATGCCGACGGAATAAGGCTGGGTGGAAGAGAGCCTTTCACCAGGAACGCCGTTGGTGGGGACAGGACGCTCCTCGACGGCCGTGATGGGCTTGCCGGTGCGGCGATCGAGAACGTAGATCTCGCCGTTCTTGCCGGCCTGCACAAGCGCCGGAATGCGTCCACCCTTGCCATCAGGCATCTCGTAGAGGACCGGCTTTGACGGCAGGTCAAGATCCCAGACGTCGTGATGGACAAGCTGGAAGGTCCAACGTTCCTGACCCGTCGTCGCATCGACGGCGACAACCGACGAGCCGACGCGATCCGTTTCCGGAGAACGTTGCCCACCGTACAGATCCGGCGTTCCATTGCCGGTCGGCAGGTAGACCATGTTCAGCTGCGGATCATAGCTAGGCGTCGCCCACATATTCGGCGTGCTGCGGGTATAGCTCTGGCCTTCCGCCGGTGGATTGGGCTGACCCGGACGGCCCACATCCCACGCCCAGGCAAAAATGCCAGTGGTTGCGTTAAAGGCGCGCACGACACCGGATGGCTCGTCAGCCGACTGGTTGTCCATGACCCAGCCGCCGATGATCAGGTTTTCGCCAGCGAGAAGCGGACCGGATGTTGGATTATAGAAGCCCGGGATAACGGCGCCCATGCCAGTGGCGAGGAATACGGTGCCCTTGTCCCCGAAGGATTCGACCGGCTTGCCGGTGGCAGCGTCAAGGGCGATCAGGCGCATGTCGCCGGTCGTCACGTAAAGACGCTTCTTGCCAGGTGCACCCTCGGCAAGGCCCGGAACGTCGTAATAGGCCAATGACCGGCAGCGCATCCAGTGCGCGGTGGCATCCGGCTTCACACCCGGATCGAAATGCCAGAGCCGTTCACCGGTATCGCCGCGCACGGCGAACACCTGGTTGGTCGGTGTGCACGGGTAGAGAATATTGCCGATCTGCAGCGGCGTATTCTGGTTCTCGCTTCCGTTTCCTGTGATGTCGCCGGTATGAAATGTCCAGGCGACTTCGAGGTTCTTGACGTTTTCCCGGTTGATCTGGCTATAGGGCGCAAACTGCTCGCCCGATGGCGTACGACCGAAGCCGACCCACTGATCAGGCTCGTTCTCAGGCTTGTAGTCTGCCGCAAGAGTAGGAGTCGATTTTGGCTTCACCAGCCAGATCGGACTGAAAGCACTGATGAATGCCGCAATGACTCCTACAGCCAGCACAGCCGAAATACCGTAAGATATCGGCCGGATGCGTATGTTTCCAGAAGCACCGCGCAGACTTGGGACGCAAAGACCGATCAGGAGCCCAATGACCGCGAACATACCAAGCCTCGCCGCAAGCGGCCAGAATTGCAGGCCGCTTTCCCACAGCGCCCAGACCAATGTCGCGGCGAAGAAAGCTGCGTATAGGTAGCCCGCACGGACATCCGCACGTGCAAGGAGATATGCCGTCATGATCAGCGCAATGCCGGCCACGAGATAATATAATGACCCACCCAGCACCATGAGTTGGTAGCCGCCGTAAAGGAAATACGCTCCCAGGGCGAGCAGGACGAGAGCGATGAGAAGGGCGAACAACCTCGCCCCTAGTGACACTTGCGTGTTGGTGGTGCTTGATGCGGGCGACACGTTACCCTCCTTTGAGCAATACGAGGCAAGCTCGTCGAAGCATCCAATCAAGCGGGTGCCGCCTGTCGACGCATTCGGGCATTGCCAGATTAAGGGCGTGAAAGGTTAGTCAGGCTGTCCATTCGCGCAGACGCGTGCCGGGCATGTGTAGTTCCGACGCCAGCGACCGAGGTTGAGCTACTGCCAAAATGTCGCAGGATATATGGGGTCGGTGAATACACAGAGTTTCCTGAAACTCTACAATAAGCACCTTCTCGAGCAACTTACCGCGTCTGCGCGCCTTTTCCTGCAACGCTTTTTCCCATTATTGCCTGCATTGATGAGTGACCCGATGTATGGTCATCACCGCAGCTATACTGCCTGCAGTATGTTGACATACTCCCCCCAGTATGTGAGTTCAATTCAAGGAGAGCGCATGCCGTACTCGATGGAAGACAAAAAGAAGGCAACGACGCGCTTGAGGCGGATCAAGGGTCAGGTCGAAGCATTGGAGCGCGCTGTCGATGCAGGAACGGAGTGCCGGCTTCTTCTCCAGCAGATCGCCGCGATGCGGGGTGCTGCGGGAGGACTGATGGCTGAAGTCCTGGAGATCCACCTGCGCGAGACGATGAGCTCTCCCGAACAAGCACATCAACCATCGGTCTCTGACGACCAGATGGACGACATCATGAAAATCCTGCGAGCCTATCTCAAATAGGCTGCAGCCGAACGAGGATATGCAAGATGAAAAGCAGAGCTGCAGTCGCTTGGGAGGCCAACAAGCCCCTCACGATCGAGACCATCGAGATCGGCGGTCCAAGGGCCGGAGAAGTGCTGGTTGAGGTGATGGCGACGGGTGTCTGCCACACCGACGCCTACACACTTTCCGGCCTAGACTCCGAAGGCAAGTTCCCCGCGATCCTTGGTCACGAGGGTGCTGGCATCGTTCGTGAAGTCGGCGCAGGCGTAACCTCGCTCAAAGTCGGCGACCACGTCATTCCGCTCTACACGCCGGAATGCCGTCAGTGCAAAACCTGCCTCTCGCAACGCTCAAACCTCTGCACGTCGATCCGCTCGACGCAGGGCCAGGGCCTGATGCCGGACAACACATCGCGCTTCTCCTGCGACGCTGGCGAAATCTTCCACTACATGGGTTGCTCGACCTTCTCGAACTTCACCGTGTTGCCGGAAATTGCGCTGGCGAAGATCCGCGAAGACGCGCCCTTCGACAAGATCTGCTACATTGGTTGCGGCGTCACCACTGGCATCGGCGCCGTCATCTACACCGCCAAGGTTCGCCCTGGCTCGACGGTCGTCGTCTTCGGCCTCGGGGGTATCGGCCTTAACGTAATCCAGGGCGCCCGCATGGTCGGCGCCGACAAGATCATTGGCGTCGATCTCAATCCGGCCAAGGTTCCGATGGCGAAGAAGTTCGGCATGACCGACTTCATCAATCCGACCGAGGTCGGCAATGACAAGGTCGTCCAGGCGATCCAGGACCTGACGGACGGCGGCGCCGATTACACGTTCGATGCCACCGGCAATGTCAACGTCATGCGCCAAGCGCTTGAAGCCGCTCATCGCGGTTGGGGCGAATCAATCATCATCGGTGTCGCTGAAGCCGGCAAGGAAATCTCTACCCGCCCGTTCCAGTTGGTGACCGGCCGCGTTTGGAAGGGATCTGCATTCGGTGGAGCCCGTGGCCGCACCGACGTGCCAAAGATCGTCGACTGGTACATGGATGGCAAGATCAACATCGATGATCTGATAACCCACAAGATGCCGCTTGAGGAAATCAACACGGCCTTCGACCTAATGCACGAAGGCAAGTCGATCCGCTCCGTCATCGAGTTCTGATCTCCCGGACCGAGCGCAAAACAAGGACGCCCGCAGGTTTGGTTGCGAAAGCGGCTGCGGGCGCCTGAACTCGTCTCAAGAAAGGAAGATCACCATGACAAGACTTCTTCATCCCTCCATCCAGAACGGCCTGCCGCAGGGCAGCGATGCCTTTGCCGGCGGTGTTCTGACCTGCAAGTGCCATGATCGTCCGGTCAAGGTGAAGGTATCGGGCGGTATCGCCCATAACCACGCCTGCGGTTGCACCAAATGCTGGAAGCCGGAAGACGCGGCCTTTTCGGTCGTGGCGGTTGCTCCGAGCGAAAACGTGACAGTCCTCGAAAACCGCGACAAGCTGGCCGTGGTCGATGCGTCGGCGCTGATTCAACGCCATTCCTGCACCGAATGCGGCACCCACATGCATGGTCCGGTCGAACGCGATCACGCCTTCAAGGGCCTGTCCTTCATCCATCCGGAACTGTTCGAGACCAATGGCTGGCCGGCTCCTGGCTTTGCCGCCTTCGTCTCGTCCGCCATCGAGGGCGGGGTTGATCCGTCTGAAATGGATGGCATCCGAGCCAAGCTCAAGGACGTTGGCCTTGAGCCCTACGACTGCCTGTCGCCCGCGCTGATGGACTTCCTGGCAACCTGGACTGCCAAGAAAACAGGCGTTCTCGCCGCTTGATCGATAATGCGGGCCGTCACGGCGGCTCGCCTTCTGCTGCAGCAGTCTTGAGGCCCGTCGTGAGACAAAGCACTGCAACCAAATCTTCCGGCGGCACTCAATACGTCTTCTCGCCGAGATTTTAGAAAAGGGGATCCGGTATAAAGGTAGGCGCCGCTGCTTAGCCTGACATCGTAGACCGCTCTCTCAACGCATTTGGAGATATAGCCTTGAAGGGATTCGAACCGTCAACCCTGCAATCACAAAGGCTGTCTGTACAAGACAACTCATTGATTTAGATCGGCTTTGCTCGCATGAAATGGCCTTACCGTGCGGACCGCTCATTTTCTGACCCGTTCACGGTATATCGGGCACCGCGCACCGACAAATCGGAATCGTTGAGCAACCTCCTCTATGCCCTTTCAATCGGGGTGGGTGTCCGCGCGTCGCCGTCCGTCTCGCCGGAAGGCGCGAGTCCTACAATCTGTTCAGAAAGGCGGTGGATCAATTCCACTAAGGCCAGAATGCGGTCGTCCTCTTCCTTGTCCGAATAGATCGATACCAGCGATCCATGCATGACCTTGTGCCGTACGGCCTTCCAGGCGTCCACTCCAGACTTATTGACGCCACCTCGCTCGAAAAGCGTGGTGAGTGCCTTTGAGGCGTTCATTTCAGCCTTCCTTCTGACAGCGCCCGCTGCCGCGGCCTTTAAGTCATTGTCGCCGGGCCACTTGCCGATGTGCTCGACCAGGTCGGCGATGGCCTTCTCGTCGGCCGATTGATCCTTCGACCTGCGCGGAAACAGCTCCAGCAGCAAGGCCTCCACGCTGCTAGCTAAGTTAAGCACCCAGACACGGCGCGAGCCGGCGGCAGCCTGTATGATCTCTTCGTAATGCCTTGTCAGGTTGTTGGCTTCGAAATGCGGCGTTCCATCGGTCTCCTTGGCGGACGCGACGTATGCCAACAGACTTGCGTAGGTTTCCCAAAAGGCATTCTTGTCGGCCAGAAACCGATCGCCGCGCCAGAGTCCGACCCAGACCGGCAGTCTGTGGGCATCCGCGACGGCCCGAAGGCAGAAGTCGGCGCGGCCCTCGCCGAAGTCTCTGATGACGAGACGCGGATAGATCAGTTCGCCGAACATGATACGGAGCGGTTCAGCGAGCCAATTCTCCCCGAAGGGGATGGTGAAGCCATCAACGGCTTCGGCACTGATCCTTAGCACGTTGCTGGTCTGGTCGAATTCGAATTCCAGGCGGGTGCCGAGGATGTCCATCTGGTGCCCGGCCCCGACAAACTTAGCAAGAGCGAAAAACGAGCGGCGTCCGTGCGGAATGGAAACCTGAATTTCCATGATAGGCTTCCCCGAAGCTCCGGGTAGCCCGCCGATCCACAGCTCGTCCGACGACCCGCGGCAAAGCAGATCGCCCATCTGACCGCCCTTGATCGGCTCGAAGTGCGGGACAGTCCAGCCCCCGTTGAAGTGCTCGCCGCCGCGGCCCTCGAACATTAGTCTGCATCTCAAGTCTCCCCGGTAAGGATACTGCCTGATTTTCGAGAGATAGCCCAGCGAGCGGTCAATGTCCGGAGCTTTGCCCGTTATCTCGTATTCGAAAGTGTCGCTATCGATGATCCTGAATCGCCCCTTTCCCACGACGAGCGGAACGTCGAAATCGTGGCCGACGATCGTCATCTCGTCCGCGTCGATGAAGTCCGGGATCCGTGAGAGATGCGACCAGTCCGTCAGGTTTACCATGAATTGCTCTTTCGTTTATAGATTCGGCCAAGACGCTTTTTCGGTTCCAGAGCGGTCCGGCAAGGCCCGCGCGTCGAATGGTCTATTTCGACCGATCCGCAGGCGAAGCAGGAACATCTTCATTCGATTGTCCGCCGCTTCGGAATTGTGGCAGGAAGACAATCTGTGGCGCATATTTGCAGCCAACGGCAAGCACCTTCTCGCGACCGGAGTT
The DNA window shown above is from Agrobacterium tumefaciens and carries:
- a CDS encoding LLM class flavin-dependent oxidoreductase translates to MEIGLYTFGDLPIGTRGPEASKRRLLEIVEAAKLADQAGLNVFGVGEHHRPDYTISVPVAVMGAIAAVTRDIRITTAVTILSSSDPVRIYEELATIDLLSSGRGELTVGRGAFIESFPLFGYDLSDYDALYEEKLELLLKIAAGDEITWRGRFRPALDRAEIAPRPYAAKPPIWVGAGGTPQSAIRAGRAGVPLNLANIGGEPATFRPFVDLYRRSFREAGHDLADCKVGISSHLHIQQDSQSALDEFYPHYSRYIGHNLPNGDDGWKVSRQDYERLAGPRGALFVGSPQQIIDKILYEYELFRHDRFMAQIDIGGLPFNKVAKAIDHLGSEVLPAVRKATAA
- a CDS encoding alpha-ketoglutarate-dependent dioxygenase AlkB, with translation MSADELFNLLRRDIVWEQHSIKIEDRVIPQPRLSSWYGDVVHTYSTLAHVLTPHAFTPLLEMVRERVETICASKFNSMLANLYRSGDDAIGWHSDNEPELGPEPLIASISLGAERRFDLRRRDDHSKTVRLVLEHGSLLVMSGETQRNWQHGVARTKQVTRERINLTFRLTAASRHWFAFAKSSR
- a CDS encoding zinc-binding dehydrogenase, with amino-acid sequence MKAAVIHAPGGPEALVIEAREIPVPQSGRVRIKVKAFGLNRSELFTRQGHSPEVRFPRILGIEAVGTVDSAPSGEFVSGDIVATVMGGMGRAFDGSYAEYVCVPAKQVKRLKATLPWETLGALPEMLQTAWGSLFSALKLQAGQRLLVRGGTTSVGMAAIGLARRAGAHVSATTRSEDRAGLLWETGAQRVIVDDGNIHAGAHRFDKVLELVGTTTLEDSLKATDRNGIVCMSGMVGNRWVLNDFAPMDSIPNRVALTIYSGEPEDFMEMPFQELVNDVASGQIAVKIGKVFKLDQIAEAHACMEANAADGKIVIVTE
- the grxB gene encoding glutaredoxin 2, with the translated sequence MKLYVYDHCPFCVKARSIFGLKTLPFELVVMLNDDAATPERMVGRKVAPVLENEGQFLAESMDIVANIDAVHGQRILMGPANPIVTDWIKESSSNLYALAMPRWARAQLPEFETAEARAFFTHKKEAIIGPFSDRLAKTENLITTANLNLTRLDPLVQSADAVNGELSTDDIHLFAHLRALSIVRGITYPHAVEAYRKRMSAKMNVPLHDDIAS
- a CDS encoding tautomerase: MPVVRVSWFSGKDAKAKKAVAAEITESIVKNTGTDPNYIYVIFEDVAPSDWAGAGKIFGEEAESS
- a CDS encoding alpha/beta hydrolase, translating into MAQKFLSAISALSGLLLSASIAFAAPAIEVLGKDYVFPNKIEGLPTKLSDFTGLQINSFETSDGVKLSYWEAGSGRPLIFVPGWSANGAEYVNVMYLLAQKYHVYVIDPRNQGLSENVEYGTRIARFGADLNEFIVHLGVEKVDLCGWSMGASIIWSYIDLFGTDNINKAAFIDEPISIYTHADWSEQERLDAGGMTTSPERMIAAFGGAPTNDQVVDMNAMRRYMESGSPAFQNSEAFAREVIKSDPKFMSLVLFDHAVNDWRDVVSHKINVPTAIFTGENSNNVPSQRWMQSVIPGAELHVYTAAEQGDHFLAFKNPKKFTDDLTSFLER
- a CDS encoding LysR family transcriptional regulator: MAQLEQLNGIISFVEAGTLLSFTAAADKLGVTKSAVGKSVARLEERLGVKLLHRSTRKLTLTPDGEAYLASCRHALEEIGSVENALAAKSQQLAGRLRIDAPAAWGRQILLPLLAKITKQHPGLSLSLSLTDRIIDPVEEGVDLAIRFGETKSTTGLITRKLTEQRALIVASPDYLKARGEPVTIEDLQEHDCIVGFRRDIPNTWRVKAADGLIYRVTPPPTHEIGDGAAIVDAAVASLGLAQMPSSLVANHIAAGTLVSVLEAFTGARIEISAIWPSTKQLLPRVRHVVEILADEGRHGNLGE
- a CDS encoding antibiotic biosynthesis monooxygenase → MSQVTRIIHRRANLGQEAEYERLVREMLTACSRSPGYRFSTVIPPRIDGEEFHIVQCFTTQKALDIWRISKIATEWHARLRYVSDHEPEYRVFNTTDLWFSATGLEGQKQPVRWRMAVVTWMGIFPLASLAVAFLFPLLTALPFILRMMILTVLIVFAMYWIVMPRLLRWLAWWLKR